TCTCGTTGTCGTCGAGATCATCGGTGCGCTTGTCCAGCGACACCTCGGCCGCCTTGAGAATCTCGCGCGCCCGCGCTTTCCCGATCCCGTAGATGTATGTGAGAGCGATCTCCATGCGCTTGTTGCGCGGAAGATCGACACCTGCCAAGCGTGCCATTCGTTTAGCCCTGCCTTTGTTTGTGCCGAGAGTTCTCGCAAATGACACGCACGATGCCGCGGCGGCGGATCACCTTGCACTTGTCACATATCTTTTTGACGGACGCTCGAACCTTCATGAATCGCTCCCCATACCGCGAAAATCACTTGGGATAAACAACATCAGGATCTGGACAGCACAACCGGGCCGTTATCCGTGACGGCCACAGAATGCTCAAAATGGGCGGAGAGGCTACCATCTTTGGTTACAGCCGTCCAGCCGTCGTCTTTCACCAGCACGTCAGCGCTGCCGGCGTTGATCATCGGCTCGATGGCCACCACCAAACCGACCGACAAACGGCGGCCATTTCCCGCTTTTCCGTAGTTCGGGACGTGCGGCTCCTCGTGCATGGCCCGGCCGATGCCGTGGCCGACGAACTGGCGCACCACTGAAAAACCCTTGGGCTCGACGTGCGACTGCACCGCCCAGCCGATGTCGCCCAGACGGTTGCCGGCCACGCACTGGGTGATGGCCCGCTCCAGCGATTCGCGGGTGGCGGTCATCAGATCGGCGGCGTCCTTGGACACCTGGCCGATGGGGATGGTACGCGCCGAATCGCCGCACCAGCCGTCTTTGAAGGCGCCAAAGTCGATGGACAGTAGATCGCCCTCTTGCAGCACCACGTCCTTGCGCGGAATGCCGTGCACGACGACCTCGTTCACCGACGTGCACAGCACCGCCGGATAGCCGTGATATCCCAGGAAGGCCGAGTCCGCTTTGAGCTGGCGCAGCTTCTGGGCGGCGATCTCGTTCAGCTCCCAGGTGGTCATGCCCGCCTTGGCCGAGCTTTCCAGCACGTCCAGCACCTCGGCGACGACCAGGTTGGCCTCGCGCAGCTTGGCGATCTCCGACGGGCTTTTGAGCGCGATGGCCATGGCAACGTCAGTCAGCTCAAAAACAGCGCCGCGTAGATGCGACCGAACACCTGGTCCATGTCGCCGATGGCGTCGACCGGTTTCATCGGCCAACCGTGGGTTTGAAAGTATTCGATCACCGGCTTGGTCTTGACGCCGTACTCCTGCAGGCGGTGGCGAACGATGGTCTCGTTGTCGTCGCTGCGCTGAAGCAGCTCTGCTCCGCAGCGATCGCAGACGCCTTCGACCCTGGGCGGTTTAGCGGTGAGGTGATAGCTCGTCTGGCAGCTCTCGCAGGTGCGGCGGCCAGTGATGCGGGCGACGATCGCTTCGTCAGGGGCGTCGAGGACGATCACGCTGTCGACGTGGCGGTCCTGCTGGGCGAAGATTTTTCCCAGCGCTTCGGCCTGCGGGACGGTACGCGGAAACCCGTCCATCAGGAAACCGCGCGCGGTGTCGCTGTGGGCGATCCGCTCGCGGATCACGTCGACCATGATCTCGTCCGGAACCAGCTCGCCGCGCCCGATCAGCGCGCCGACCTTCGCGCCCAGCGGTGTGTGCGACTGCACGGCCGCCCTCAACATGTCGCCCGTGGCGACGTGCGGGATCCGAAGCGCGGCCGATAGGCGCTGCGCTTGGGTTCCTTTCCCCACGCCGGGGGGGCCAAACAAGATGAGGTTTTCACCCAATCCTTAGGTTCCGATGGCTCCGGTGGCGCGGCTACCGCGCCCTCGGATACGCGGTCCGCGCGGACCGGTGAAGCCTTCGTAGTTGCGGGTGATGAGGTGCGATTCGATCTGTTGAACGGTGTCCAGGGCGACGCCGACGACGATCATCAGGCCGGTGCCGCCAAAGTGGAACGGCACCTTCATGTTGGTCTGCAGCAGCGACGGCAGCACGCAGATGGCCGAGATATAAATGGCGCCGCCGAAGGTGATGCGGGTCAGCACCTTGTCGATGTAGGCCGCCGTGGCCTTGCCGGGGCGAATGCCCGGGATGAAGCCGCCGTACTTCTTCATGTTGTCGGCGACGTCCACCGGGTTGAAGGTGACCGCGGTGTAGAAGTAGCAAAAGAAGACGATCAGCGCGATGTAGATGGTGTTGTAGCGCCAGTCGCCCGGGTGCAACGCCTCCGAGATCCGCTGCATCCACGGCGTCTGCACAAACGACGCGATCTGCTGCGGAAACATCAGGATCGACGAAGCAAAAATCGGCGGGATGACGCCGGCGGTGTTCACCTTCAGCGGCAAGTGCGTCGACTGCCCGCCGAACATCTTTCGCCCGACGACGCGCTTGGCGTACTGGACCGGGATGCGTCTTTGCCCGCGTTCGAAGAAGATGATGGCCGCGACGACCAGCACGATGATCACGCCGATGAGGGCCAGGTCGAAGGCCGTGATGTCGCCAGCCTTGGCCTTCGAGAACATCCGCACCGCCGCGTCCGGCATGTCGGTGACGATGCCGGCGAAGATGATCAGCGAGATACCGTTGCCAATGCCGCGCTCGGTGATCTGTTCACCCAGCCACATGATGAAGGCCGTCCCGGTGGTCAGCGAGACCATGGTCAAAAGGCGGAAGCCCCAACCGGGGTTGATCACCACCTGGCCGAACTGGGCGTAGGCCCGGTTGTTCCCTTCCAGCCAGCGCGAGATGAAGAATGACTG
This genomic window from Polyangia bacterium contains:
- the rpmJ gene encoding 50S ribosomal protein L36; its protein translation is MKVRASVKKICDKCKVIRRRGIVRVICENSRHKQRQG
- the map gene encoding type I methionyl aminopeptidase — translated: MAIALKSPSEIAKLREANLVVAEVLDVLESSAKAGMTTWELNEIAAQKLRQLKADSAFLGYHGYPAVLCTSVNEVVVHGIPRKDVVLQEGDLLSIDFGAFKDGWCGDSARTIPIGQVSKDAADLMTATRESLERAITQCVAGNRLGDIGWAVQSHVEPKGFSVVRQFVGHGIGRAMHEEPHVPNYGKAGNGRRLSVGLVVAIEPMINAGSADVLVKDDGWTAVTKDGSLSAHFEHSVAVTDNGPVVLSRS
- a CDS encoding adenylate kinase, giving the protein MGENLILFGPPGVGKGTQAQRLSAALRIPHVATGDMLRAAVQSHTPLGAKVGALIGRGELVPDEIMVDVIRERIAHSDTARGFLMDGFPRTVPQAEALGKIFAQQDRHVDSVIVLDAPDEAIVARITGRRTCESCQTSYHLTAKPPRVEGVCDRCGAELLQRSDDNETIVRHRLQEYGVKTKPVIEYFQTHGWPMKPVDAIGDMDQVFGRIYAALFLS
- the secY gene encoding preprotein translocase subunit SecY; this encodes MASGFQNIGKIPELRKRIFFTITLLAVYRIGAFVTTPGVNRAIMSKIVNQASGTFLGLFNMFSGGALEQMSIFALGIMPYISASIILQLLTVVIPKLEQINKEGGAGQRRINQYTRYGCVILSLVQSFFISRWLEGNNRAYAQFGQVVINPGWGFRLLTMVSLTTGTAFIMWLGEQITERGIGNGISLIIFAGIVTDMPDAAVRMFSKAKAGDITAFDLALIGVIIVLVVAAIIFFERGQRRIPVQYAKRVVGRKMFGGQSTHLPLKVNTAGVIPPIFASSILMFPQQIASFVQTPWMQRISEALHPGDWRYNTIYIALIVFFCYFYTAVTFNPVDVADNMKKYGGFIPGIRPGKATAAYIDKVLTRITFGGAIYISAICVLPSLLQTNMKVPFHFGGTGLMIVVGVALDTVQQIESHLITRNYEGFTGPRGPRIRGRGSRATGAIGT